In Aquimarina sp. TRL1, a single window of DNA contains:
- a CDS encoding type IX secretion system membrane protein PorP/SprF gives MRFQYSISILFLMLHIVLGYSQQDAQYTQYMYNTISVNPAYAGSRGVMSISGLHRSQWVGLDGAPRTQTLSMNTPIGESNRVGLGVSIVNDEIGPTQETYFDIDFSYTIPTSDVGKLSFGLKAGGHLLNVDFQRLSKFDVNDPSFENNIDNKFSPNVGIGLYYHTPRFYLGLSAPNLLETEHFDESATVGGNDSSAFVAKERINYYLITGHTFDLSSDVKFKPALLTKLVLGAPLQVDLSASFLLYERLSFGVGYRWDAALSGMVGFQVSDGLMVGFAYDRETTELGKAVFNDGSYEVLLRFELFKKYNRMLTPRFF, from the coding sequence ATGAGATTTCAATATAGTATAAGTATTCTTTTCTTAATGCTTCATATTGTGTTAGGGTATTCTCAGCAAGATGCTCAGTATACCCAATACATGTATAATACGATAAGTGTCAACCCTGCATATGCGGGTAGTCGGGGAGTGATGAGCATCAGTGGTCTTCACCGGAGTCAATGGGTAGGATTGGATGGAGCACCCCGTACTCAGACCTTATCGATGAATACGCCTATAGGAGAGAGTAACCGGGTAGGTTTGGGAGTTTCTATCGTCAATGATGAGATAGGTCCTACTCAGGAGACCTATTTTGATATTGATTTTTCATATACAATACCTACTTCAGATGTTGGGAAGTTAAGTTTTGGATTAAAAGCAGGAGGTCATTTACTGAATGTAGATTTTCAGCGATTGAGCAAATTTGATGTTAATGATCCGAGTTTCGAAAATAATATAGACAATAAATTTAGTCCTAATGTTGGGATTGGTTTGTATTATCATACCCCTCGTTTTTATTTAGGATTGAGTGCTCCAAACTTATTGGAGACGGAGCATTTTGATGAGAGTGCTACGGTTGGGGGTAATGATTCTTCAGCCTTTGTAGCTAAGGAGCGTATTAATTATTATTTAATTACAGGTCATACGTTTGATCTCAGTAGTGATGTTAAATTTAAACCAGCTTTGCTGACAAAATTGGTCTTGGGAGCCCCTTTACAGGTAGATTTATCCGCAAGTTTTTTATTGTATGAGCGATTGAGTTTTGGAGTTGGTTACCGTTGGGATGCAGCATTGAGTGGTATGGTTGGCTTTCAGGTCTCAGATGGTTTGATGGTTGGTTTTGCTTATGATCGAGAGACTACTGAACTAGGTAAGGCAGTGTTTAATGATGGTAGTTATGAAGTATTGCTTCGATTTGAACTCTTTAAGAAATACAACAGAATGTTAACCCCTCGTTTCTTTTAA
- a CDS encoding Ig-like domain-containing protein, with protein MRTILLPRIFLISIFLFFTSILSAQYIDIAITGGPTGTNPQIFPATSTANPVITQVRVNIISGTGSFAQSGDNLTFAHQNATDVVVEIEFLDASNTPVAGNYSFVINDIDGPSFESVSIPCTDRIAFIRGEPNIALSETGGEILADGQAQSDNDAQFTYLNVNKVNVTLRATSSGWVKNLDLNLNDFPVTNGSVIQCSNSDIDNDNVVDLDDEDDDNDGILDINEANGNNPNGDEDGDSIPNWLDLVDNGNGGDGSTTDYTDANADGVPDVYDTDGDGVPNHYDSDSDNDGCGDAIEAGHTDPDNDGFLGSSPVTVNVTNGRVTGQGGYTGGNVNAVTAGTAPAFTTQPSDQTVCLGDSANFSVAVSGSGLQFQWQENTGSGWSDISNGGSYSGATTASLTINPANTQDGNEYRVEVSKTDYLCPETSNEVALTVNNFTTEGVVSSDQTVCTGGDPSVLTVTTSTVADGTLTHQWQSSVTNETTGFSNISGATGTTFDPGVLTQDTWFKRIDTSVLNGVSCTDETNVIKVTVNAPPILSIDDITADNIVNETEAGGTIAVTGTVGGGFTAGNTVTLTVNGNTYTGTVNASGNYSINVPGSDLENDADATVDGSITIAGQDNCADSDTQVYSVDTTDPSAPTVAITEDANNDGLISEDELSGDVDVSVGLPADAVAGDIVTVTDGNGNTETITLTAGDITNGSVSTSFPSPGDGGSVNVTATVTDAAGNVSPDATDSATLDLTDPSAPTVAITEDANNDGLISEDELSGDVDVSVGLPADAVAGDIVTVTDGNGNTETITLTAGDITNGSVSTSFPSPGDGGSVNVTATVTDAAGNVSPDATDSATLDLTDPSAPTVVITEDANNDGLISEDELSGDVDVSVGLPADAVAGDIVTVTDGNGNTETITLTAGDITNGSVSTSFPSPGDGGSVNVTATVTDAAGNVSPDATDSATLDLTDPSAPTVAITEDANNDGLISEDELSGDVDVSVGLPADAVAGDIVTVTDGNGNTETITLTAGDITNGSVSTSFPSPGDGGSVNVTATVTDAAGNVSPDATDSATLDLTDPSAPTVAITEDANNDGLISEDELSGDVDVSVGLPADAVAGDIVTVTDGNGNTETITLTAGDITNGSVSTSFPSPGDGGSVNVTATVTDAAGNVSPDATDSATLDLTDPSAPTVAITEDANNDGLISEDELSGDVDVSVGLPADAVAGDIVTVTDGNGNTETITLTAGDITNGSVSTSFPSPGDGGSVNVTATVTDAAGNVSPDATDSATLDLTDPSAPTVAITEDANNDGLISEDELSGDVDVSVGLPADAVAGDIVTVTDGNGNTETITLTAGDITNGSVSTSFPSPGDGGSVNVTATVTDAAGNVSPDATDSATLDLTDPSAPTVAITEDANNDGLISEDELSGDVDVSVGLPADAVAGDIVTVTDGNGNTETITLTAGDITNGSVSTSFPSPGDGGSVNVTATVTDAAGNVSPDATDSATLDLTDPSAPTVVITEDANNDGLISEDELSGDVDVSVGLPADAVAGDIVTVTDGNGNTETITLTAGDITNGSVSTSFPSPGDGGSVNVTATVTDAAGNVSPDATDSATLDLTDPSAPTVAITEDANNDGLISEDELSGDVDVSVGLPADAVAGDIVTVTDGNGNTETITLTAGDITNGSVSTSFPSPGDGGSVNVTATVTDAAGNVSPDATDSATLDLTDPSAPTVAITEDANNDGLISEDELSGDVDVSVGLPADAVAGDIVTVTDGNGNTETITLTAGDITNGSVSTSFPSPGDGGSVNVTATVTDAAGNVSPDATDSATLDLTDPSAPTVAITEDANNDGLISEDELSGDVDVSVGLPADAVAGDIVTVTDGNGNTETITLTAGDITNGSVSTSFPSPGDGGSVNVTATVTDAAGNVSPDATDSATLDLTDPSAPTVAITEDANNDGLISEDELSGDVDVSVGLPADAVAGDIVTVTDGNGNTETITLTAGDITNGSVSTSFPSPGDGGSVNVTATVTDAAGNVSPDATDSATLDLTDPSAPTVVITEDANNDGLISEDELSGDVDVSVGLPADAVAGDIVTVTDGNGNTETITLTAGDITNGSVSTSFPSPGDGGSVNVTATVTDAAGNVSPDATDSATLDLTDPSAPTVVITEDANNDGLISEDELSGDVDVSVGLPADAVAGDIVTVTDGNGNTETITLTAGDITNGSVSTSFPSPGDGGSVNVTATVTDAAGNVSPDATDSATLDLTDPSAPTVAITEDANNDGLISEDELSGDVDVSVGLPADAVAGDIVTVTDGNGNTETITLTAGDITNGSVSTSFPSPGDGGSVNVTATVTDAAGNVSPDATDSATLDLTDPSAPTVAITEDANNDGLISEDELSGDVDVSVGLPADAVAGDVVTVTDGNGNTETITLTAGDITNGSVSTSFPSPGDGGSVNVTATVTDAAGNVSPDATDSATLDLTDPSAPTVAITEDANNDGLISEDELSGDVDVSVGLPADAVAGDIVTVTDGNGNTETITLTAGDITNGSVSTSFPSPGDGGSVNVTATVTDAAGNVSPDATDSATLDLTDPSAPTVAITEDANNDGLISEDELSGDVDVSVGLPADAVAGDVVTVTDGNGNTETITLTAGDITNGSVSTSFPSPGDGGSVNVTATVTDAAGNVSPDATDSATLDLTDPSAPTVAITEDANNDGLISEDELSGDVDVSVGLPADAVAGDIVTVTDGNGNTETITLTAGDITNGSVSTSFPSPGDGGSVNVTATVTDAAGNVSPDATDSATLDLTDPSAPTVAITEDANNDGLISEDELSGDVDVSVGLPADAVAGDIVTVTDGNGNTETITLTAGDITNGSVSTSFPSPGDGGSVNVTATVTDAAGNVSPDATDSATLDLTDPSAPTVAITEDANNDGLISEDELSGDVDVSVGLPADAVAGDVVTVTDGNGNTETITLTAGDITNGSVSTSFPSPGDGGSVNVTATVTDAAGNVSPDATDSATLDLTDPTATLSIDDITTDNIVTGEEAEGVIAITGVVTGEFSEGDIVTLVIDGFVYTGTVDGSGLFSIEVPGPVLLSDPDVTIEGSVSVTDVAGNVTEVISEKEYMLDQDGDGLTDEEEEDLGTDPTNPDTDGDGYTDGEEVLVEDDPDTSVVPLVESDPLNACDPNGVPTGDCDGDGIENQYEDIDGDGDYTNDDSDNDGIPDYLDEDDDGDGIATIDERPDPNGDGNPDDAVDSDGNGIPDYLQPNSVDPTAEDGIEVYTGFSPNGDGINDVFVIRGLENITNTVTIYNRWGVKVYEAESYGKDGAFFRGQSNGRVTVQKGDNLPVGTYYYVIEYTLPTGEHKSKTGYLYINN; from the coding sequence ATGAGAACAATTTTACTTCCCAGAATTTTCCTCATTAGTATTTTTTTGTTTTTTACATCGATACTATCTGCGCAATATATAGATATTGCCATCACAGGAGGACCAACAGGTACAAACCCACAAATATTCCCAGCTACATCAACTGCGAATCCAGTAATTACGCAGGTAAGGGTGAATATAATAAGTGGTACGGGATCATTTGCACAATCAGGAGACAACTTAACATTTGCACATCAGAATGCAACAGACGTGGTTGTAGAAATTGAATTCCTGGATGCTAGTAATACTCCGGTTGCAGGGAATTATTCTTTTGTGATTAACGATATTGATGGCCCTTCATTTGAAAGTGTTTCTATTCCTTGTACGGATCGGATAGCATTTATTAGGGGAGAACCTAATATTGCATTATCAGAAACCGGAGGAGAGATTTTGGCAGACGGACAAGCACAATCAGATAATGATGCGCAGTTTACCTATTTAAATGTAAATAAGGTAAATGTAACACTTCGAGCGACATCATCTGGATGGGTTAAAAACCTGGATTTAAATCTCAATGACTTTCCGGTAACCAATGGTTCAGTGATTCAATGTTCTAATTCGGATATAGACAATGATAATGTGGTAGATTTAGATGATGAAGATGATGATAATGATGGAATTTTAGATATAAATGAAGCGAATGGGAATAATCCTAATGGGGATGAAGATGGAGATTCCATTCCTAACTGGTTAGATCTGGTAGATAATGGAAATGGGGGAGATGGTTCTACTACTGATTATACAGATGCCAATGCAGATGGGGTTCCAGATGTATATGATACTGATGGAGATGGAGTTCCTAACCATTATGATTCTGATTCCGATAATGATGGGTGTGGAGATGCTATAGAAGCGGGGCATACAGATCCTGATAATGATGGTTTTTTAGGAAGTTCTCCTGTGACAGTAAATGTTACTAATGGTCGGGTGACTGGTCAGGGAGGTTATACAGGAGGAAATGTGAATGCGGTTACAGCTGGGACAGCTCCTGCTTTTACAACTCAGCCTTCTGATCAAACAGTGTGTTTGGGAGATTCAGCTAATTTTTCGGTTGCTGTTTCTGGTTCAGGCTTGCAATTTCAATGGCAAGAGAATACAGGAAGTGGCTGGAGCGATATTTCGAATGGAGGAAGTTACTCAGGTGCTACTACAGCTTCTTTAACAATTAATCCTGCAAATACACAAGATGGAAATGAGTATAGAGTAGAAGTGTCAAAAACGGATTATTTATGCCCGGAAACTTCTAATGAAGTGGCACTTACAGTTAATAATTTTACAACAGAAGGAGTTGTTAGTTCAGATCAAACGGTATGTACAGGAGGAGATCCTAGTGTGTTAACGGTTACGACTTCTACTGTAGCAGATGGAACATTGACACATCAGTGGCAAAGTAGTGTTACTAACGAAACTACTGGTTTTTCGAATATATCAGGGGCTACAGGGACTACATTTGATCCGGGAGTATTGACGCAAGATACTTGGTTTAAAAGAATAGATACATCGGTATTAAATGGAGTAAGTTGTACAGATGAGACGAATGTGATAAAAGTAACTGTGAATGCTCCACCTATTTTGAGTATTGATGATATCACTGCAGATAATATAGTAAATGAAACAGAAGCCGGAGGTACGATTGCGGTAACAGGAACTGTTGGAGGAGGATTTACTGCTGGAAACACAGTAACCTTGACAGTCAATGGTAATACATATACAGGAACAGTAAATGCCAGTGGTAATTACAGTATTAATGTGCCGGGAAGTGATTTGGAAAATGATGCAGATGCTACTGTTGATGGTAGTATTACTATAGCAGGACAGGATAATTGTGCTGATTCGGATACACAAGTATATAGTGTTGATACAACGGATCCAAGTGCTCCTACAGTTGCGATCACAGAAGATGCAAACAATGACGGTTTGATAAGTGAGGATGAATTAAGTGGTGATGTTGATGTTAGTGTAGGGCTACCAGCAGATGCTGTAGCTGGTGATATAGTTACAGTTACCGATGGTAATGGGAATACAGAAACGATTACTTTAACAGCAGGCGATATTACCAATGGAAGTGTTAGTACAAGTTTCCCAAGTCCGGGAGATGGAGGTAGTGTGAATGTTACTGCTACAGTTACCGATGCTGCGGGTAATGTAAGTCCAGATGCTACCGATAGTGCTACGTTGGATCTTACCGATCCAAGTGCTCCTACAGTTGCGATCACAGAAGATGCAAACAATGACGGTTTGATAAGTGAAGATGAATTAAGTGGTGATGTTGATGTTAGTGTAGGGCTACCAGCAGATGCTGTAGCCGGTGATATAGTTACAGTTACCGATGGTAATGGGAATACAGAAACGATTACTTTAACAGCAGGCGATATTACCAATGGAAGTGTTAGTACAAGTTTCCCAAGTCCGGGAGATGGCGGTAGTGTGAATGTTACTGCTACAGTTACCGATGCTGCGGGTAATGTAAGTCCAGATGCTACCGATAGTGCTACGTTGGATCTTACCGATCCAAGTGCTCCTACAGTTGTGATCACAGAAGATGCAAACAATGACGGTTTGATAAGTGAGGATGAATTAAGTGGTGATGTTGATGTTAGTGTAGGGCTACCAGCAGATGCTGTAGCCGGTGATATAGTTACAGTTACCGATGGTAATGGGAATACAGAAACGATTACTTTAACAGCAGGCGATATTACCAATGGAAGTGTTAGTACGAGTTTCCCAAGTCCGGGAGATGGTGGTAGTGTGAATGTTACTGCTACAGTTACCGATGCTGCGGGTAATGTAAGTCCAGATGCTACCGATAGTGCTACGTTGGATCTTACCGATCCAAGTGCTCCTACAGTTGCGATCACAGAAGATGCAAACAATGACGGTTTGATAAGTGAGGATGAATTAAGTGGTGATGTTGATGTTAGTGTAGGGCTACCAGCAGATGCTGTAGCCGGTGATATAGTTACAGTTACCGATGGTAATGGGAATACAGAAACGATTACTTTAACAGCAGGCGATATTACCAATGGAAGTGTTAGTACAAGTTTCCCGAGTCCGGGAGATGGCGGTAGTGTGAATGTTACTGCTACAGTTACCGATGCTGCGGGTAATGTAAGTCCAGATGCTACCGATAGTGCTACGTTAGATCTTACCGATCCAAGTGCTCCTACAGTTGCGATCACAGAAGATGCAAACAATGACGGTTTGATAAGTGAAGATGAATTAAGTGGTGATGTTGATGTTAGTGTAGGATTACCAGCAGATGCTGTAGCTGGTGATATAGTTACAGTTACCGATGGTAATGGGAATACAGAAACGATTACTTTAACAGCAGGCGATATTACCAATGGAAGTGTTAGTACAAGTTTCCCAAGTCCGGGAGATGGCGGTAGTGTGAATGTTACCGCTACAGTTACCGATGCTGCGGGTAATGTAAGTCCAGATGCTACCGATAGTGCTACGTTGGATCTTACTGATCCAAGTGCTCCTACAGTTGCGATCACAGAAGATGCAAACAATGACGGTTTGATAAGTGAAGATGAATTAAGTGGTGATGTTGATGTTAGTGTAGGATTACCAGCAGATGCTGTAGCTGGTGATATAGTTACAGTTACCGATGGTAATGGGAATACAGAAACGATTACTTTAACAGCAGGCGATATTACCAATGGAAGTGTTAGTACGAGTTTCCCAAGTCCGGGAGATGGCGGTAGTGTGAATGTTACCGCTACAGTTACCGATGCTGCGGGTAATGTAAGTCCAGATGCTACCGATAGTGCTACGTTGGATCTTACTGATCCAAGTGCTCCTACAGTTGCGATCACAGAAGATGCAAACAATGACGGTTTGATAAGTGAGGATGAATTAAGTGGTGATGTTGATGTTAGTGTAGGGCTACCAGCAGATGCTGTAGCCGGTGATATAGTTACAGTTACCGATGGTAATGGGAATACAGAAACGATTACTTTAACAGCAGGCGATATTACCAATGGAAGTGTTAGTACAAGTTTCCCAAGTCCGGGAGATGGAGGTAGTGTGAATGTTACTGCTACAGTTACCGATGCTGCGGGTAATGTAAGTCCAGATGCTACCGATAGTGCTACGTTGGATCTTACCGATCCAAGTGCTCCTACAGTTGCGATCACAGAAGATGCAAACAATGACGGTTTGATAAGTGAAGATGAATTAAGTGGTGATGTTGATGTTAGTGTAGGGCTACCAGCAGATGCTGTAGCCGGTGATATAGTTACAGTTACCGATGGTAATGGGAATACAGAAACGATTACTTTAACAGCAGGCGATATTACCAATGGAAGTGTTAGTACAAGTTTCCCAAGTCCGGGAGATGGCGGTAGTGTGAATGTTACTGCTACAGTTACCGATGCTGCGGGTAATGTAAGTCCAGATGCTACCGATAGTGCTACGTTGGATCTTACCGATCCAAGTGCTCCTACAGTTGTGATCACAGAAGATGCAAACAATGACGGTTTGATAAGTGAGGATGAATTAAGTGGTGATGTTGATGTTAGTGTAGGGCTACCAGCAGATGCTGTAGCCGGTGATATAGTTACAGTTACCGATGGTAATGGGAATACAGAAACGATTACTTTAACAGCAGGCGATATTACCAATGGAAGTGTTAGTACGAGTTTCCCAAGTCCGGGAGATGGTGGTAGTGTGAATGTTACTGCTACAGTTACCGATGCTGCGGGTAATGTAAGTCCAGATGCTACCGATAGTGCTACGTTGGATCTTACCGATCCAAGTGCTCCTACAGTTGCGATCACAGAAGATGCAAACAATGACGGTTTGATAAGTGAGGATGAATTAAGTGGTGATGTTGATGTTAGTGTAGGGCTACCAGCAGATGCTGTAGCCGGTGATATAGTTACAGTTACCGATGGTAATGGGAATACAGAAACGATTACTTTAACAGCAGGCGATATTACCAATGGAAGTGTTAGTACAAGTTTCCCAAGTCCGGGAGATGGCGGTAGTGTGAATGTTACCGCTACAGTTACCGATGCTGCGGGTAATGTAAGTCCAGATGCTACCGATAGTGCTACGTTGGATCTTACTGATCCAAGTGCTCCTACAGTTGCGATCACAGAAGATGCAAACAATGACGGTTTGATAAGTGAGGATGAATTAAGTGGTGATGTTGATGTTAGTGTAGGGCTACCAGCAGATGCTGTAGCCGGTGATATAGTTACAGTTACTGATGGTAATGGGAATACAGAAACGATTACTTTAACAGCAGGCGATATTACTAATGGAAGTGTTAGTACAAGTTTCCCGAGTCCGGGAGATGGTGGTAGTGTGAATGTTACTGCTACAGTTACCGATGCTGCGGGTAATGTAAGTCCAGATGCTACCGATAGTGCTACGTTGGATCTTACCGATCCAAGTGCTCCTACAGTTGCGATCACAGAAGATGCAAACAATGACGGTTTGATAAGTGAGGATGAATTAAGTGGTGATGTTGATGTTAGTGTAGGGTTGCCAGCAGATGCTGTAGCCGGTGATATAGTTACAGTTACCGATGGTAATGGGAATACAGAAACGATTACTTTAACAGCAGGCGATATTACCAATGGAAGTGTTAGTACGAGTTTCCCGAGTCCGGGAGATGGTGGTAGTGTGAATGTTACTGCTACAGTTACCGATGCTGCGGGTAATGTAAGTCCAGATGCTACCGATAGTGCTACGTTGGATCTTACCGATCCAAGTGCTCCTACAGTTGCGATCACAGAAGATGCAAACAATGACGGTTTGATAAGTGAAGATGAATTAAGTGGTGATGTTGATGTTAGTGTAGGGCTACCAGCAGATGCTGTAGCCGGTGATATAGTTACAGTTACCGATGGTAATGGGAATACAGAAACGATTACTTTAACAGCAGGCGATATTACCAATGGAAGTGTTAGTACAAGTTTCCCAAGTCCGGGAGATGGCGGTAGTGTGAATGTTACTGCTACAGTTACCGATGCTGCGGGTAATGTAAGTCCAGATGCTACCGATAGTGCTACGTTGGATCTTACCGATCCAAGTGCTCCTACAGTTGTGATCACAGAAGATGCAAACAATGACGGTTTGATAAGTGAGGATGAATTAAGTGGTGATGTTGATGTTAGTGTAGGGCTACCAGCAGATGCTGTAGCCGGTGATATAGTTACAGTTACCGATGGTAATGGGAATACAGAAACGATTACTTTAACAGCAGGCGATATTACCAATGGAAGTGTTAGTACGAGTTTCCCAAGTCCGGGAGATGGTGGTAGTGTGAATGTTACTGCTACAGTTACCGATGCTGCGGGTAATGTAAGTCCAGATGCTACCGATAGTGCTACGTTGGATCTTACCGATCCAAGTGCTCCTACAGTTGTGATCACAGAAGATGCAAACAATGACGGTTTGATAAGTGAGGATGAATTAAGTGGTGATGTTGATGTTAGTGTAGGGCTACCAGCAGATGCTGTAGCCGGTGATATAGTTACAGTTACCGATGGTAATGGGAATACAGAAACGATTACTTTAACAGCAGGCGATATTACCAATGGAAGTGTTAGTACGAGTTTCCCAAGTCCGGGAGATGGTGGTAGTGTGAATGTTACTGCTACAGTTACCGATGCTGCGGGTAATGTAAGTCCAGATGCTACCGATAGTGCTACGTTGGATCTTACCGATCCAAGTGCTCCTACAGTTGCGATCACAGAAGATGCAAACAATGACGGTTTGATAAGTGAGGATGAATTAAGTGGTGATGTTGATGTTAGTGTAGGGCTACCAGCAGATGCTGTAGCTGGTGATATAGTTACAGTTACCGATGGTAATGGGAATACAGAAACGATTACTTTAACAGCAGGCGATATTACCAATGGAAGTGTTAGTACAAGTTTCCCAAGTCCGGGAGATGGTGGTAGTGTGAATGTTACTGCTACAGTTACCGATGCTGCGGGTAATGTAAGTCCAGATGCTACCGATAGTGCTACGTTGGATCTTACCGATCCAAGTGCTCCTACAGTTGCGATCACAGAAGATGCAAACAATGACGGTTTGATAAGTGAGGATGAATTAAGTGGTGATGTTGATGTTAGTGTAGGGTTACCAGCAGATGCTGTAGCCGGTGATGTGGTTACAGTTACCGATGGTAATGGGAATACAGAAACGATTACTTTAACAGCAGGCGATATTACCAATGGAAGTGTTAGTACAAGTTTCCCGAGTCCGGGAGATGGCGGTAGTGTGAATGTTACTGCTACAGTTACCGATGCTGCGGGTAATGTAAGTCCAGATGCTACCGATAGTGCTACGTTGGATCTTACCGATCCAAGTGCTCCTACAGTTGCGATCACAGAAGATGCAAACAATGACGGTTTGATAAGTGAAGATGAATTAAGTGGTGATGTTGATGTTAGTGTAGGGCTACCAGCAGATGCTGTAGCCGGTGATATAGTTACAGTTACCGATGGTAATGGGAATACAGAAACGATTACTTTAACAGCAGGCGATATTACCAATGGAAGTGTTAGTACAAGTTTCCCAAGTCCGGGAGATGGTGGTAGTGTGAATGTTACCGCTACAGTTACCGATGCTGCGGGTAATGTAAGTCCAGATGCTACCGATAGTGCTACGTTAGATCTTACCGATCCAAGTGCTCCTACAGTTGCGATCACAGAAGATGCAAACAATGACGGTTTGATAAGTGAAGATGAATTAAGTGGTGATGTTGATGTTAGTGTAGGGCTACCAGCAGATGCTGTAGCTGGTGATGTAGTTACAGTTACCGATGGTAATGGGAATACAGAAACGATTACTTTAACAGCAGGCGATATTACCAATGGAAGTGTTAGTACAAGTTTCCCAAGTCCGGGAGATGGCGGTAGTGTGAATGTTACTGCTACAGTTACCGATGCTGCGGGTAATGTAAGTCCAGATGCTACCGATAGTGCTACGTTGGATCTTACTGATCCAAGTGCTCCTACAGTTGCGATCACAGAAGATGCAAACAATGACGGTTTGATAAGTGAGGATGAATTAAGTGGTGATGTTGATGTTAGTGTAGGGCTACCAGCAGATGCTGTAGCTGGTGATATAGTTACAGTTACCGATGGTAATGGGAATACAGAAACGATTACTTTAACAGCAGGCGATATTACCAATGGAAGTGTTAGTACAAGTTTCCCGAGTCCGGGAGATGGCGGTAGTGTGAATGTTACTGCTACAGTTACCGATGCTGCGGGTAATGTAAGTCCAGATGCTACCGATAGTGCTACGTTGGATCTTACCGATCCAAGTGCTCCTACAGTTGCGATCACAGAAGATGCAAACAATGACGGTTTGATAAGTGAGGATGAATTAAGTGGTGATGTTGATGTTAGTGTAGGGCTACCAGCAGATGCTGTAGCTGGTGATATAGTTACAGTTACCGATGGTAATGGGAATACAGAAACGATTACTTTAACAGCAGGCGATATTACCAATGGAAGTGTTAGTACAAGTTTCCCGAGTCCGGGAGATGGCGGTAGTGTGAATGTTACTGCTACAGTTACCGATGCTGCGGGTAATGTAAGTCCAGATGCTACCGATAGTGCTACGTTGGATCTTACCGATCCAAGTGCTCCTACAGTTGCGATCACAGAAGATGCAAACAATGACGGTTTGATAAGTGAGGATGAATTAAGTGGTGATGTTGATGTTAGTGTAGGGCTACCAGCAGATGCTGTAGCTGGTGATGTGGTTACAGTTACCGATGGTAATGGGAATACAGAAACGATTACTTTAACAGCAGGCGATATTACCAATGGAAGTGTTAGTACGAGTTTCCCAAGTCCGGGAGATGGTGGTAGTGTGAATGTTACTGCTACAGTTACCGATGCTGCGGGTAATGTAAGTCCAGATGCTACCGATAGTGCTACGTTGGATCTTACTGATCCTACAGCTACATTATCGATAGATGATATTACGACAGATAATATTGTTACAGGGGAGGAAGCAGAAGGAGTTATAGCTATTACGGGAGTTGTAACAGGAGAATTTAGTGAAGGAGATATTGTTACTTTGGTTATTGACGGTTTTGTTTATACGGGTACAGTTGATGGTTCAGGGTTATTTTCTATAGAAGTTCCGGGACCGGTTTTACTAAGTGATCCAGATGTAACAATAGAAGGAAGTGTTTCCGTTACAGATGTAGCAGGAAATGTTACCGAAGTAATTTCGGAGAAGGAGTATATGCTTGATCAGGATGGAGATGGTTTAACAGATGAGGAAGAGGAAGATCTTGGTACAGATCCGACAAATCCAGATACAGACGGAGATGGTTATACAGATGGTGAAGAAGTTTTAGTAGAAGATGATCCGGATACCTCAGTAGTTCCATTAGTAGAGAGTGACCCGCTAAATGCATGTGATCCAAATGGAGTTCCTACAGGAGATTGTGATGGCGATGGTATAGAGAACCAGTACGAGGATATTGATGGTGATGGTGATTATACGAATGATGATTCTGATAATGATGGTATTCCGGACTATTTAGATGAAGATGATGATGGAGATGGTATTGCTACCATTGATGAACGTCCAGATCCTAATGGAGATGGAAATCCAGATGATGCTGTAGATTCAGATGGCAATGGTATTCCAGATTATTTACAGCCTAATTCAGTAGATCCTACAGCGGAGGATGGTATAGAAGTTTATACAGGATTTTCTCCCAATGGAGATGGGATTAATGATGTTTTTGTGATTCGAGGTTTGGAGAATATAACCAATACTGTCACGATTTATAATCGTTGGGGGGTCAAGGTGTATGAGGCAGAATCTTATGGTAAAGATGGAGCGTTTTTCCGAGGTCAAAGTAATGGTCGAGTTACGGTTCAAAAAGGTGATAACCTCCCAGTTGGAACTTATTATTATGTAATCGAATATACATTGCCTACAGGAGAACATAAGAGTAAGACAGGTTACTTATACATAAACAATTAA